In Pectobacterium aroidearum, the following are encoded in one genomic region:
- a CDS encoding multidrug ABC transporter permease/ATP-binding protein: MELLRIVYQQYRWPFLAVILLSLLSAALGIGLIAFINLQLIETVNQSLSVLPQFLGLLLLLMGVTLVSQLALTTLGHHFVYRLRGQFIKRILDTNIARIEQIGSAQLLASLSSDIRNITIAFVRLPELIQGIVLTIGSAAYLAWLSPKMLVVTSVWIAITLWGGFMLVSRVYSHLTQVREAEDRLQKDYETVINGRKELTLNRERAQKLYEEVYQANAQDYRQNVIRADTFHLSAVNWSNIMMLGVIGAVFFMANNLGWADTNVAATYSLTLLFLRTPMLQAVGALPTLLSAQVAFNKLKRFDLADYQEPFSAAIAPADWQTLELRNVMFRYDDSGFEVGPINLVIKRGELVFLIGGNGSGKSTLAMLLTGLYTPLSGSLLLDNRPVTAETRADYQKLFSAIFTDFHLFGQMMGPQGTAPDTVLVDSWLDRLNMRHKLTLEHHQVMNLQLSQGQRKRVALLLAVAEQRDILLLDEWAADQDPQFRRVFYLELLPQLRALGKTIVAISHDDHYFEHADRLLEMHQGTLSELTGDAREQASQDAVAQISR; this comes from the coding sequence ATGGAGTTGCTCCGCATCGTTTACCAACAATACCGTTGGCCCTTTCTTGCCGTTATCCTGTTAAGTTTGTTGAGTGCCGCATTGGGCATCGGACTGATTGCCTTTATCAACCTGCAATTGATTGAAACGGTCAATCAATCGTTGAGTGTGTTGCCGCAATTTTTGGGCTTGCTGCTGCTCCTGATGGGGGTGACGTTGGTGTCGCAACTGGCGTTGACCACGCTGGGGCACCATTTCGTTTATCGTCTGCGTGGGCAATTTATCAAGCGTATTCTGGACACCAATATTGCGCGTATCGAGCAGATCGGCAGTGCGCAGCTGCTTGCCAGCCTGTCCAGCGATATCCGCAATATCACGATTGCGTTTGTGCGTCTGCCGGAACTGATTCAGGGCATCGTGCTCACCATCGGTTCAGCGGCTTATCTGGCCTGGCTCTCCCCGAAAATGCTGGTGGTGACGTCCGTTTGGATTGCGATAACGCTCTGGGGCGGGTTTATGCTGGTTTCCCGCGTGTATAGCCACCTTACTCAGGTGCGGGAAGCGGAAGATCGTCTCCAGAAAGATTACGAAACTGTGATTAACGGGCGTAAGGAACTGACGCTTAATCGTGAACGGGCGCAGAAGCTGTATGAAGAGGTTTATCAGGCCAATGCGCAGGATTACCGACAGAACGTGATTCGTGCCGATACCTTTCACCTCAGTGCGGTGAACTGGTCGAATATTATGATGCTGGGCGTGATTGGCGCGGTCTTTTTCATGGCAAACAATCTTGGCTGGGCGGATACCAATGTTGCCGCGACATACTCATTGACGCTGCTTTTTTTACGCACGCCGATGCTACAGGCCGTTGGCGCGCTACCGACGTTACTGAGTGCGCAAGTCGCTTTCAATAAGTTGAAACGTTTCGATTTAGCGGATTATCAGGAACCGTTTTCCGCTGCCATTGCCCCTGCGGATTGGCAGACGCTGGAACTGCGTAATGTGATGTTTCGTTATGACGACTCTGGGTTTGAAGTTGGGCCGATCAATCTGGTGATAAAGCGTGGCGAACTGGTGTTTTTGATTGGCGGTAACGGAAGCGGAAAATCGACGCTGGCGATGCTGTTGACAGGGCTTTATACCCCGCTTTCCGGCTCGTTACTGCTGGATAATCGTCCCGTTACGGCGGAAACACGAGCGGATTACCAAAAGCTATTCTCTGCCATTTTTACCGATTTCCACCTGTTTGGGCAGATGATGGGCCCGCAGGGAACAGCACCGGATACGGTGCTGGTCGACAGCTGGCTGGATCGTCTGAACATGCGGCATAAGCTGACGCTGGAGCATCATCAGGTGATGAATTTACAGCTTTCTCAGGGACAGCGTAAGCGTGTTGCGCTGCTGCTGGCTGTCGCCGAACAGCGGGACATCCTGCTGCTGGATGAATGGGCTGCCGATCAGGATCCGCAATTCCGCCGTGTGTTCTATCTTGAGCTGTTACCGCAACTACGCGCACTGGGGAAAACGATTGTGGCGATCAGCCATGACGATCACTACTTTGAACATGCCGATCGCCTGCTTGAAATGCA